One Cryptococcus neoformans var. neoformans B-3501A chromosome 10, whole genome shotgun sequence DNA window includes the following coding sequences:
- a CDS encoding hypothetical protein (Match to ESTs gb|CF188402.1|CF188402, gb|CF188401.1|CF188401), which produces MRPTSILAGASRIPLTGKRGNKDFYKGTGQSRVPGAGHRTGAPGVHVVRGKSKYRLLDDRVRVFVGPGKDALDNTELRPYVATRDDDDQSHTTFFNPFSRASASRPNLPSFSPNVPPPAFGERVTRKDYTRFSKKYAQLSGEERQWVIMEQRRKWWAGMMQLYGKQEETGAQESERLEGEEKKSA; this is translated from the exons ATGCGACCTACTTCCATTCTCGCTGGTGCTTCCCGTATTCCCTTAACCGGTAAAAGGGGTAACAAGGATTTCTACAAAG GTACTGGTCAATCAAGAGTTCCCGGAGCTGGTCATCGAACGGGTGCTCCTGGTGTTCACGTCGTTCGTGGAAAATCCAAATACAGACTGTTGGACGACCGAGTTAGGGTGTTTGTCGGACCTGGGAAGGATGCTCTGGATAACACCGAG TTGCGGCCATACGTAGCCACCCGAGACGACGACGACCAGTCACACACGACATTCTTCAACCCATTCTCCCGCGCTTCTGCTTCTCGTCCCAACttaccctccttctctcccaacGTCCCCCCTCCTGCCTTTGGAGAACGAGTTACACGGAAAGATTACACCAGGTTCTCAAAGAAGTATGCTCAGCTgagtggagaggagaggcAATGGGTGATCATGGagcagagaaggaagtggtGGGCAGGGATGATGCAGCTCTATGGAAAGCAGGAGGAAACTGGCGCGCAAGAGTCAGAGAGATtagaaggggaggagaagaagtctgCTTAG
- a CDS encoding hypothetical protein (Match to EST gb|CF191586.1|CF191586; HMMPfam hit to Gelsolin, Gelsolin repeat, score: 98.4, E(): 1.8e-26; HMMPfam hit to Sec23_helical, Sec23/Sec24 helical domain, score: 165.8, E(): 9.2e-47; HMMPfam hit to Sec23_trunk, Sec23/Sec24 trunk domain, score: 419.5, E(): 3.9e-123; HMMPfam hit to zf-Sec23_Sec24, Sec23/Sec24 zinc finger, score: 83.9, E(): 4.2e-22) — MNFEDIEDKDGVRFSWNVWPSSRLEATRTVVPISALYTPLKEREDLPPVMYEPVTCKGSSCKAILNPYCQVDVRGKMWICPFCLQRNPFPPHYHQDLSPNNLPPELLPKFTTIEYTLSRPAQIPPIFLYVVDTCVDEDELKALKETLVVSLSLLPPNALVGLITYGTMAMVHELAYADCPKAYVFRGSKDYQPKQIADMLGLNPSNRPIQPVRPGQPMPAPAASKFLMPVQACEFQLTNILEQLQRDPWPVEQDKRPLRCTGVALSVAVSLLETAFPNTGARIMLFSGGPATDGPGMVVGPELREPIRSHHDIDRDSVKHFKRASKFYEALSKRASVNGHAIDIYAGCLDQVGLLEMKSLTNATNGVMTISDSFMTAIFKQSFLRTLGKDEQGYLKMGFNATYDVLTTKELKISGVIGHVISANKKSSCVGETEIGIGQTSAWKVCSLTPKSTLATYFEVVTPAGQALTPNQSGLIQFVTHYQHSSGQYRLRVTTVSRVFQEGGHPSIAASFDQEAAAVLMARIAVFKAEIDDSPDVLRWLDRMLIRLCQKFADYRKEDPTSFQLSPNFSIYPQFMFHLRRSQFLQVFNNSPDETAFYRHVLNDSDVNNSLIMIQPTLMSYGFDSEPHPVLLDSVSIRPDVILLLDTFFHILIFHGETIAQWRKANYQEQEDYANFKELLEAPIGDAQELLEDRMPIPRYVVCDQGGSQARFLLSKLNPSTTHMSGSNYGAGPAGGQAIFTDDVSLQVFMEHLKRLAVGASTS, encoded by the exons ATGAACTTTGAAGACATCGAGGACAAGGATG GCGTCAGGTTCTCCTGGAACGTGTGGCCTTCTAGCCGGCTCGAAGCCACCCGAACTGTAGTGCCCATCTCTGCCCTCTACACCCCCTTGAAGGAACGGGAGGACCTTCCCCCTGTCATGTACGAGCCTGTTACCTGCAAGGGCTCATCTTGTAAGGCTATCCTCAACCCTTACTG TCAAGTCGACGTCCGTGGCAAGATGTGGATTTGTCCCTTCTGTCTTCAGCGTaaccctttccctcctcacTACCACCAGGACCTTTCTCCCAACAACCTTCCTCCCGAGCTTCTGCCCAAGTTCACCACCATCGAGTACACTCTTTCTCGCCCTGCCCAAATCCCCCCTATTTTCCTCTATGTTGTTGATACCTGtgtcgatgaagatgagctcAAGGCGTTGAAGGAGACTTTGGTGGTtagcttgagcttgttgcCTCCCAATGCATTAGTCGGCTTGATCACTTATGGTACTATG GCCATGGTCCACGAACTCGCCTACGCCGACTGCCCCAAGGCCTATGTGTTCCGAGGTTCCAAGGATTACCAACCCAAGCAGATCGCCGACATGCTCGGCCTCAACCCCTCCAACCGCCCCATTCAGCCCGTACGCCCCGGTCAGCCTATGCCCGCCCCTGCTGCCTCCAAGTTCCTTATGCCTGTCCAGGCTTGTGAGTTCCAGCTCACCAACATCTTGGAGCAGCTCCAGAGAGACCCTTGGCCCGTGGAGCAGGACAAGAGGCCTTTGAGGTGTACAGGTGTGGCTTTGAGCGTGGCCGTCTCTTTGCTCGAA ACTGCTTTCCCCAACACGGGTGCCAGGATAATGCTTTTCTCTGGTGGTCCTGCCACCGATGGTCCTGGTATGGTCGTTGGCCCCGAGCTCCGAGAGCCCATCCGATCTCACCACGACATTGACCGTGACAGCGTCAAGCACTTCAAGCGGGCCTCCAAG TTCTACGAGGCCCTTTCGAAGCGTGCCTCTGTAAACGGCCATGCTATTGATATCTATGCTGGTTGTCTCGATCAAGTCGGTTTACTTGAGATGAAGTCGCTCACCAACGCTACGAACGGCGTTATGACCATCTCTGATTCGTTTATGACTGCTATTTTCAAGCAAAGCTTTTTGCGTACGTTAGGCAAGGATGAGCAAGGGTATTTGAAGATGGGCTTCAACGCGACTTATGATGTTCTT ACCACAAAGGAGCTCAAGATCTCTGGTGTCATCGGCCATGTCATTTCCGCCAACAAGAAGTCATCTTGTGTCGGTGAGACCGAAATCGGTATCGGTCAAACTTCTGCTTGGAAGGTTTGCTCCCTCACTCCCAAGAGTACCCTCGCTACCTACTTTGAGGTCGTCACCCCTGCCGGTCAAGCCCTCACCCCCAACCAGTCTGGTCTCATCCAATTTGTTACCCACTACCAACACTCCTCCGGCCAGTACCGGTTGCGAGTCACCACTGTGTCCCGAGTCTTCCAAGAAGGCGGTCACCCGTCTATCGCCGCGTCCTTTGACCAGGAAGCCGCTGCTGTCCTTATGGCAAGGATTGCCGTGTTCAAGGCGGAGATTGATGACTCTCCCGATGTTCTCAGGTGGCTGGATAGGATGTTGATCAGATTGTGCCAAAAGTTTGCCGACTACAGAAAGGAAGACCCGACAAGCTTCCAGCTCAGTCCAAACTTTTCAATCTATCCGCAATTCATGTTCCACTTGCGACGAAGTCAGTTCTTGCAAGTTTTCAACAACTCTCCTGATGAGACGGCTTTCTACCG CCATGTTCTCAACGATTCGGATGTGAATAATTCTCTCATTATGATTCAGCCCACTCTCATGTCTTATGGCTTTGACTCTGAGCCCCATCCCGTCTTACTTGACTCTGTCTCCATCCGTCCCGatgtcatccttcttctcgacaCTTTCTTCCacattctcatcttccacgGTGAGACCATTGCTCAATGGCGTAAAGCCAATTACCAAGAACAGGAAGACTATGCCAACTTTAAAGAGTTGCTCGAGGCGCCTATTGGCGATGCTCAAGAATTACTTGAAGACCGAATGCCCATCCCTCGATACGTTGTCTGTGACCAGGGTGGAAGTCAGGCGAGGTTCTTGCTGAGCAAGTTGAACCCTTCAACTACTCACATGAGCGGAAGCAACTACGGCGCTGGACCTGCTGGTGGTCAGGCGATCTTTACGGATGATGTCAGTTTGCAAGTGTTCATGGAGCATCTCAAGAGGTTGGCTGTGGGGGCGTCTACTAGTTAG
- a CDS encoding hypothetical protein (Match to ESTs gb|CF193816.1|CF193816, gb|CF186406.1|CF186406) — translation MPRSLTPSRSRSRPLSSRSRTRSPYSDRSPSPPPKGPRTPHLIRMFVTKGRHAPLADFDAGLFPTRDEFQVYAWQTSTPSELIKLLYPSFPAPYRSPQTRFHFRHVYVDASPRGLYRFKDLTSFIGRDLQSGSNDDSMDLDEDRELGRRGRKIEEKSLDDYGFVTGDFLSVSINVPEPRHPVNSLAAGALAGIAGNSSAGPAGLRDREGPRGGFGWGDRGGDRERPQRAVAPSSAPGEGSDATRWGRGVPLPPQDRTGPRGGRGGYERASLPEGRWNRGDDRNGPSGPARDRSRSPRRDRRESWSRRRD, via the exons ATGCCTCGATCCCTAACACCATCCAGAAGCAGGAGCAGGCCGCTCTCCTCACGTTCTCGTACTCGCTCGCCGTACTCAGACAGGAGCCCCTCTCCCCCACCGAAG GGACCGCGAACACCACACTTGATTAGGATGTTTGTCACCAAAGGAAGGCACGCTCCCCTGGCTGACTTTGATGCCGGCCTCTTCCCGACACGAGACGAATTCCAAGTTTACGCTTG GCAAACATCAACCCCCAGTGAACTTATAAAGCTTCTTTACCCATCATTCCCTGCTCCATACCGatctcctcaaactcgATTCCATTTCCGACACGTTTATGTTGATGCCAGCCCTCGCGGCCTGTATCGTTTCAAAGACCTTACCTCTTTCATTGGTCGCGATTTGCAAAGCGGCAGTAATGATGACTCTATGGATCTGGATGAGGATAGGGAGCTTggtagaagaggaaggaagattgaagagaaATCATTGGACGACTATGGGTTCGTTACTGGAGACTTTTTGAGCGTCAGCATTAATGTCCCAGAACCCCGACATCCTGTCAACTCACTCGCTGCTGGTGCTCTTGCAGGCATTGCTGGTAACTCTTCCGCCGGCCCAGCCGGGTTGCGCGACCGTGAGGGCCCAAGAGGAGGATTTGGCTGGGGTGATCGGGGAGGTGATCGAGAGCGACCGCAACGCGCCGTTGCGCCATCTTCCGCGCCTGGAGAAGGGTCTGATGCTACTCGATGGGGACGGGGTGTCCCTTTGCCCCCTCAAGATAGGACTGGCCCCCggggagggaggggagGATACGAGAGGGCATCGTTACCTGAAGGAAGGTGGAACCGAGGTGATGATAGAAATGGGCCCAGTGGACCGGCGAGAGATAGAAGTAGGAGTCCGAGAAGGGATCGAAGGGAGAGCtggagcagaagaagggattAA
- a CDS encoding hypothetical protein (HMMPfam hit to Psf3, Partner of SLD five, PSF3, score: 60.8, E(): 3.6e-15), protein MEDDYFSITSILADNHKMSCTFALDAEGLGYLEGSTENDIHEGTKVELPFWLAQTLSVNQFTTFTLPLPYSSRVQSALVASPVSVKLSNLVGGNGWWYRWGKKLADMLEDEQATNIRNMLLRAFTGRLPTLQDLAAHHASADHTMPELSTSKAEMFRDGMEGDERELFSIGQDSGRLFKAWYDRKKGSR, encoded by the exons ATGGAGGATGACTACTTCTCAATCACGTCCATCTTGGCTGATAACCAT AAAATGTCGTGCACTTTTGCGCTTGACGCTGAGGGTTTAGGATACCTGGAAGGCAGTACGGAGAATGAC ATCCATGAGGGTACGAAAGTTGAACTTCCCTTTTGGTTGGCCCAGACCTTAAGTGTCAA TCAATTCACAACATTCACGCTACCCCTTCCGTACTCCAGCCGTGTCCAGTCGGCCTTGGTCGCGTCTCCTGTCAGTGTCAAACTCTCAAACTTAGTTGGTGGGAATGGGTGGTGGTACCGCTGGGGAAAGAAGCTTGCAGACATgttggaggatgaacaGGCTACAAATATCCGAAATATGCTTTTGAGA GCATTCACAGGGCGACTGCCAACTTTACAAGATTTGGCGGCGCACCACGCCTCAGCAGATCATACAATGCCGGAGCTGAGTACAAGCAAAGCGGAAATGTTCCGAGACGGAatggaaggggatgaaAGAGAGT TATTCTCCATCGGGCAAGATTCAGGACGATTATTCAAGGCATGGTATGacaggaagaaaggaagcaGGTGA
- a CDS encoding hypothetical protein (HMMPfam hit to Pkinase, Protein kinase domain, score: 319.5, E(): 4.9e-93; HMMPfam hit to Pkinase_C, Protein kinase C terminal domain, score: 93.6, E(): 4.7e-25), whose translation MMSWKFGKKFKEGGFLSGKHHSSNNNSPSDTSRSTTPTPGNPHPEDAVKPPVPRSGMLKIRVTAAKGLNLPQGVSVPAPIQEALTTNPTPASRIATSPPTAIVKAAGANRDSLQRRQVWWLPYLVLEFDKNEVLVDALGGDLASPVWMYSATFDVSRISEISATVYLRTREPHAEGREKSNGEGEGEDMGNSDLCLGSIRFTPNLDSLRVTDDWVTVQGGGGSGSINVQVSFKPASGQILTIDSFELLKVIGKGSFGKVMQVRKRDTLRIYALKTIRKAHIVSRSEVTHTLAERTVLAQVNCPFIVPLKFSFQSKEKLYLVLAFINGGELFHHLQREGKFNETRSRFYSAQLLLALEHLHSFNVIYRDLKPENILLDYAGNIALCDFGLCKLNMSNSDTTNTFCGTPEYLAPELLSGHGYTKCVDWWTLGVLLYEMLTGLPPFYDENTNEMYRKILTEPLRFPDGVRSEARSLLTGLLNRDPRQRLGVNGAQDIKNHPFFAKHINFTKLWNKQIQPPFKPAVASAIDTSNFDEEFTNEVPLDSVVDDSHLSQTVQQQFEGFSWSVSPLGESVGRY comes from the exons ATGATGTCCTGGAAATTTGGTAAAA AAttcaaagaaggaggattCCTATCAGGCAAGCACCACAgctccaacaacaacagtcCGTCGGATACCTCTCGCTCCACCACTCCTACCCCTGGCAACCCCCATCCTGAAGATGCAGTCAAGCCGCCTGTGCCTAGGAGTGGTATGCTCAAGATCCGTGTAACTGCCGCAAAGGGTCTTAATTTGCCTCAAGGAG TCTCTGTTCCTGCCCCAATCCAGGAAGCTCTTACCACCAACCCTACCCCTGCTTCCCGCATAGCTACGTCCCCGCCCACTGCCATCGTCAAGGCAGCTGGTGCCAATCGTGACTCTCTCCAACGTCGCCAAGTCTGGTGGCTTCCCTATCTCGTTCTTGAGTTTGACAAGAATGAAGTCCTTGTCGATGCGCTTGGCGGTGACTTGGCATCGCCAGTGTGGATGTACAGTGCGACTTTTGATGTTTCAAGGATAAGCGAGATTAGCGCTACTGTGTACTTGAGGACAAGGGAACCTCATGCAGAGGGCCGAGAAAAGTCTAATGGTGAAGGTGAGGGCGAGGATATGGGAAACTCAGACTTGTGCTTGGGTAGCATCAGATTCACGCCCAACTTGGACTCTTTG AGGGTGACAGACGACTGGGTGACTGTGCAAGGCGGTGGTGGCTCAGGGTCCATCAATGTTCAAGTGTCGTTCAAGCCTGCGTCT GGACAAATTCTTACGATTGACAGCTTTGAGCTTCTCAAAGTCATTGGCAAGGGTAGTTTCGGTAAAGTCATGCAGGTCCGCAAGCGTGACACCCTCCGGATTTACGCTCTCAAAACCATCCGAAAAGCTCACATTGTCTCCCGATCCGAAGTTACCCACACCTTGGCAGAACGTACTGTCCTCGCTCAGGTTAACTGCCCTTTTATTGTGCCTTTAAAGTTCTCTTTCCAGTCCAAGGAAAAACTGTATTTGGTCTTGGCGTTCATCAACGGAGGAGAGCTGTTCCACCACTTGCAGAGGGAGGGCAAGTTCAATGAGACTAGGTCCAGATTCTACTCGGCCCAGCTACTGTTGGCGTTGGAGCATTTGCACTCCTTCAATGTTATCTACAG AGATTTGAAGCCCGAGAACATTCTGTTGGATTACGCCGGGAACATTGCTCTTTGTGACTTTGGACTCTGTAAGCTCAACATGTCCAACTCGGACACCACAAATA CCTTCTGTGGTACACCTGAATA TCTTGCTCCTGAACTTCTTTCCGGTCACGGCTACACTAAATGCGTTGATTGGTGGACTCTTGGTGTCCTCTTGTACGAAATGCTCACTGgtcttcctcccttctaCGACGAAAACACCAACGAGATGTACCGCAAGATTCTCACCGAGCCTTTGCGCTTCCCCGATGGCGTTCGTTCTGAAGCCAGGTCTCTTCTGACCGGTTTGCTTAACCGAGATCCTCGCCAAAGACTTGGCGTCAACGGCGCCCAGGATATCAAGAACCATCCTTTCTTCGCCAAACACATCAACTTTACAAAACTCTGGAACAAGCAAATTCAACCACCTTTCAAGCCCGCTGTGGCGAGTGCTATTGACACATCCAACTTTGATGAGGAGTTCACCAATGAGGTGCCCCTCGACTCGGTCGTTGACGACTCGCACTTGTCCCAGACTGTGCAACAGCAATT CGAGGGATTCTCTTGGAGCGTTTCTCCTCTTGGCGAATCTGTTGGCCGATATTAG